In Gemmatimonadaceae bacterium, a single genomic region encodes these proteins:
- a CDS encoding M1 family metallopeptidase encodes MMTHSLNRARRIARRASVLAFLFVPLTPTRGSAQSLNMPRNMKQAVANGTRTLDGLPGPRYWQNRGRYTITVTALPPDRRIAGTEEITYFNNSPDTLRALVIKLFPNSHRPGAPRDGGTSEEGLTSGVHIRSFAVNGKAEAWDNSPRYFTWQPVKLPAMLAPHDSVHLAFRWYYDLPQRPSRQGVIDSTTFYVAYFYPRVAVYDDYNGWDTMDHAGHEFYSDFNDYDVTFDVPANFVVWGTGTLTDAAQLLQPGPLARYRASFTSDSTVHVATGVEIHGGAVTMQQPMNSWRFTAADIPDMAFGLSDHYDWDAASVVVDDATHRRASVQAAYNDTAADFHQMVQFGRHALDFLSRQWPGVAYPYEKTTEFQGGAGMEYPMMANDESYADPPFAQFVAAHEIAHTYMPFYMGTNETRYAFMDEGWATTFEYLINRVDMGVDKATTLFEQFRVNRWAHDPSPLEDLPIVTPADALTGGAYGINAYGKPALGYLAMKDMLGDATFKKCLHAYMDRWHGKHPTPWDFFNTFSNVAGQNLNWFWNDWFFSNAYIDLAVRSVTRARGGYAVVIDNIGGMDAPVDLHLQYADGTSDVVHETSAIWKTNQQRTTVTVPTGKTVRALTLDGGIWMDADTSNNNWKAK; translated from the coding sequence ATGATGACCCATTCACTGAATCGTGCTCGGCGGATCGCGCGCCGAGCGTCGGTACTCGCCTTTCTCTTCGTGCCGCTGACTCCCACGCGGGGGTCCGCACAGTCGCTGAACATGCCGCGCAACATGAAGCAGGCCGTGGCGAACGGCACGCGAACCCTCGACGGACTGCCGGGCCCCCGGTACTGGCAGAACCGCGGGCGCTATACGATCACGGTCACGGCCCTGCCCCCCGACCGCCGGATCGCGGGCACCGAGGAGATCACGTATTTCAACAACAGCCCCGACACGCTCAGGGCGCTGGTCATCAAGCTGTTCCCGAACTCCCACAGGCCCGGCGCGCCGCGCGACGGCGGCACCTCGGAGGAAGGGCTCACCTCGGGCGTCCATATCCGGTCGTTCGCGGTGAACGGCAAGGCCGAAGCGTGGGACAACAGCCCGCGCTACTTCACCTGGCAGCCGGTGAAGCTGCCCGCCATGCTGGCACCGCACGACTCCGTGCACCTGGCCTTCCGGTGGTACTACGACCTGCCCCAGCGGCCCAGCCGCCAGGGCGTGATCGACTCCACCACGTTCTACGTTGCGTACTTCTATCCGCGCGTCGCGGTCTACGACGATTACAACGGCTGGGACACGATGGACCACGCCGGCCACGAGTTCTACAGCGACTTCAACGACTACGATGTGACCTTCGACGTGCCAGCGAACTTCGTGGTGTGGGGCACCGGGACGCTGACCGACGCGGCGCAGCTACTCCAGCCCGGGCCGCTCGCGCGGTACCGCGCTTCATTCACCTCCGATTCGACGGTCCACGTGGCCACCGGGGTGGAGATCCATGGCGGGGCCGTCACGATGCAGCAGCCGATGAACAGCTGGCGCTTCACGGCTGCCGACATTCCGGACATGGCATTCGGCTTGAGCGACCACTACGACTGGGACGCGGCGAGCGTGGTCGTGGACGATGCCACGCACCGCCGCGCGAGCGTCCAGGCCGCGTACAACGATACCGCGGCGGACTTCCATCAGATGGTCCAGTTCGGCCGCCACGCCCTGGACTTCCTATCGCGCCAGTGGCCCGGGGTCGCTTACCCGTATGAGAAGACCACCGAATTCCAGGGCGGCGCGGGCATGGAGTACCCGATGATGGCAAACGACGAGTCGTACGCCGACCCGCCGTTCGCCCAGTTCGTGGCCGCGCACGAGATCGCGCACACCTACATGCCTTTCTACATGGGCACGAACGAGACTCGATATGCATTCATGGATGAAGGGTGGGCCACGACCTTCGAATATCTCATCAACCGTGTGGATATGGGGGTGGACAAGGCCACGACGCTCTTCGAACAGTTCCGCGTGAATCGATGGGCGCACGACCCATCCCCGCTCGAAGATCTGCCCATTGTTACACCGGCCGATGCGCTGACCGGCGGTGCCTATGGCATCAACGCCTATGGCAAGCCCGCCCTCGGCTACCTCGCCATGAAGGACATGTTGGGCGACGCGACGTTCAAGAAGTGCCTCCACGCATACATGGATCGTTGGCACGGCAAACATCCGACCCCGTGGGACTTCTTCAACACGTTCAGCAACGTGGCCGGCCAGAATCTCAACTGGTTCTGGAACGACTGGTTCTTCAGCAATGCCTACATCGATCTCGCGGTCCGGAGCGTCACCAGAGCACGCGGCGGCTATGCCGTCGTCATCGACAACATCGGCGGGATGGACGCGCCAGTCGACCTCCACCTCCAGTACGCCGACGGCACCAGCGACGTCGTCCACGAGACGTCGGCCATCTGGAAGACCAATCAACAACGGACGACGGTGACCGTACCAACGGGGAAGACGGTCAGAGCGCTTACTCTCGACGGCGGCATCTGGATGGACGCCGACACGTCGAACAACAACTGGAAGGCGAAGTAG
- a CDS encoding PQQ-binding-like beta-propeller repeat protein: MTPQSEELLFVGIKNCVVAIDRRNGFEAWRVKLKGSSFVTVLWDGDGLFAASQGEVFRLDPNTGAVLWTNPMKGLGLGVVSLAAMRRPESHTSYETIAEQKHREAAAATAAATA; the protein is encoded by the coding sequence ATGACGCCACAATCGGAAGAACTGCTGTTCGTGGGCATCAAGAATTGCGTCGTTGCGATCGATCGACGCAATGGATTCGAGGCGTGGCGCGTGAAGCTCAAAGGATCGAGCTTCGTCACCGTGCTCTGGGACGGTGACGGCCTGTTTGCCGCCAGTCAGGGCGAGGTGTTTCGCCTCGATCCGAACACGGGTGCGGTCCTCTGGACCAATCCGATGAAGGGCCTGGGCCTTGGCGTCGTGAGCCTCGCGGCGATGCGACGGCCGGAGTCGCACACATCGTACGAGACGATTGCCGAGCAGAAGCACCGCGAGGCCGCTGCCGCGACGGCTGCCGCCACCGCTTAG
- a CDS encoding beta-L-arabinofuranosidase domain-containing protein codes for MPSSRRDFLALSASAAAALSLGIRGSASAAELSANERRARAADPISQKMLRARPVPLGDVRVLGGPLKQAQELDAAYLLSLDPDRMLAYYRIRAGLVPKAPGYTGWDGDGHNLTGHIAGHHLSAVSLMYLATGDARFKARADYLVAGLKEVQDKNGDGYLSALENGRKAFGELHDGVIRSAPFDLNGLWSPWYTLHKTFAGLRDAYRHTGNPTALEVETKFAAWADGILAPLNEAQLAAMLNTEQGGMNEVLADLWADTGDARWLALSYKFEHHAFTDPLKRGQDNLDGKHANCQVPKLVGSAERFGYTGDAGDLLAASFFWDTVVQHHTYASGGHGLSEYFGPADAWGVRIDGRTCESCNVYNMLKLTRRLFSVRPDAFYADFQERALFNHQLSSIDPADGDMSYMVPVGRAEQQEYQDMQRDFTCCVGTGMENHALVGHGVYYESDDTRWVTVFVPSTARFSDGTRFAMATDFPDGGSATLTITPPAPTAFTLAIRRPSWAGDGFRVRVNGQEVPQPPLGSLQPGRAGGRLVSQDPRVLSPSTFVELKRTWNAGDVVELTLPKTLRFETTPDDPSVTAIMWGPLALAADLGPRREGRAAFTKPPVPVMVAAGRPLDDWVVPATPAGNFTVRQVARVPEAPSPAGDVALAPFYRTYERTYSLYLDVVTPTEFDRRVAGIAAERDRQRALDAATIAFVRPGTREDDALFHYQSAPVDRPAERTEGRPGRGGAGWFSYVLPVEPGVPAALVVTYYNEPGLTPTTGDFSIIINGTTIGTFVPNAGASGFFDARYAVPEALTRGKSTVTVRFDAGAHGRIAPVFGVRTVRAGS; via the coding sequence ATGCCCTCATCCAGACGCGACTTTCTCGCCCTCTCCGCCTCCGCTGCCGCGGCGCTCTCGCTCGGCATTCGCGGAAGTGCCAGCGCCGCGGAACTCTCCGCCAACGAACGACGCGCCCGAGCCGCCGACCCGATTTCCCAGAAAATGCTGCGCGCCCGACCCGTGCCGTTGGGCGACGTGCGCGTGCTCGGTGGCCCGCTCAAGCAGGCCCAGGAACTGGACGCCGCGTACCTCCTGTCGCTCGATCCGGATCGGATGCTCGCGTACTACAGAATCCGCGCCGGGCTCGTCCCCAAGGCACCGGGTTACACCGGCTGGGACGGCGACGGCCACAATCTCACGGGTCACATCGCGGGCCACCATCTCTCGGCGGTGAGCCTCATGTATCTCGCCACCGGCGATGCGCGCTTCAAGGCGCGGGCCGACTATCTGGTGGCCGGCTTGAAGGAAGTGCAGGACAAGAATGGCGACGGGTACCTGAGCGCGCTGGAGAATGGGCGCAAGGCGTTTGGCGAACTGCACGACGGCGTGATTCGCTCGGCGCCATTCGATCTCAACGGCCTCTGGTCACCGTGGTACACGCTGCACAAGACCTTTGCCGGACTGCGCGACGCCTACCGGCACACCGGGAACCCGACGGCGCTCGAGGTGGAAACGAAATTCGCGGCCTGGGCAGACGGCATTCTCGCTCCGCTGAACGAGGCGCAATTGGCGGCGATGCTCAACACCGAGCAAGGAGGCATGAACGAGGTGCTGGCCGACCTGTGGGCCGATACCGGCGACGCGCGGTGGCTGGCCCTGTCGTACAAGTTCGAGCACCACGCGTTCACCGACCCGCTCAAGCGCGGGCAGGACAACCTCGACGGTAAGCACGCCAACTGCCAGGTGCCCAAGCTCGTCGGCTCGGCCGAGCGGTTCGGCTACACGGGTGACGCCGGTGATCTGCTGGCGGCGTCGTTCTTCTGGGACACCGTCGTGCAGCACCACACGTATGCCAGTGGGGGCCACGGGCTGTCCGAGTACTTCGGGCCCGCCGACGCGTGGGGCGTCCGGATCGACGGACGAACGTGCGAGTCGTGCAATGTTTATAATATGCTAAAGCTGACGCGCCGGCTGTTCTCCGTGCGCCCCGACGCGTTCTACGCCGACTTCCAGGAGCGCGCGCTGTTCAACCACCAGCTGTCATCCATCGACCCGGCCGATGGCGACATGTCGTACATGGTGCCGGTCGGGCGTGCCGAACAGCAGGAATACCAGGACATGCAGCGGGACTTCACCTGCTGTGTGGGCACGGGGATGGAAAACCACGCGCTGGTGGGCCACGGCGTGTATTACGAATCGGACGATACACGGTGGGTCACGGTATTCGTGCCGTCTACGGCACGGTTCAGCGACGGGACGCGGTTCGCGATGGCCACCGATTTCCCCGACGGCGGCTCGGCCACACTCACCATCACGCCGCCGGCGCCGACGGCGTTCACGCTCGCCATCCGGCGGCCGAGTTGGGCGGGCGACGGGTTCCGTGTTCGAGTCAATGGGCAGGAGGTGCCGCAACCCCCGCTCGGTAGCCTGCAACCCGGCCGCGCCGGTGGCCGCCTGGTGAGTCAGGACCCGCGCGTCCTGTCGCCCAGCACCTTCGTGGAGTTGAAACGCACGTGGAACGCGGGAGACGTCGTGGAGTTGACGCTTCCCAAGACGCTCCGGTTCGAGACGACGCCGGATGACCCGAGCGTGACGGCGATCATGTGGGGCCCGCTAGCGCTCGCCGCCGATCTGGGCCCGCGGCGCGAAGGACGTGCCGCGTTCACGAAGCCGCCCGTGCCGGTGATGGTCGCGGCGGGACGTCCGCTGGACGACTGGGTGGTGCCCGCCACGCCGGCCGGCAATTTCACGGTGCGTCAGGTGGCGCGGGTCCCCGAGGCCCCATCGCCGGCAGGGGACGTCGCTCTGGCGCCCTTCTATCGGACGTACGAGCGCACGTACAGTCTCTACCTGGACGTGGTCACACCGACCGAGTTCGACCGGCGGGTGGCGGGGATCGCTGCCGAACGGGACCGGCAGCGCGCACTCGACGCGGCGACGATCGCGTTCGTGCGTCCGGGAACCCGGGAGGATGATGCGCTCTTCCATTACCAGAGCGCCCCCGTCGACCGGCCCGCGGAACGCACGGAGGGTCGTCCGGGCCGAGGCGGGGCGGGCTGGTTCTCCTACGTACTGCCGGTGGAGCCGGGCGTCCCCGCTGCACTCGTGGTCACGTATTACAACGAGCCCGGCCTCACACCGACGACCGGTGACTTTAGCATTATCATAAATGGAACGACGATCGGCACGTTCGTGCCGAACGCCGGAGCGAGCGGCTTCTTCGATGCCCGTTATGCGGTGCCGGAGGCGCTCACTCGCGGCAAGTCGACGGTCACCGTCCGGTTCGATGCGGGCGCTCATGGTCGCATCGCCCCGGTGTTCGGCGTGCGCACGGTGCGGGCGGGATCGTAA
- a CDS encoding helix-turn-helix domain-containing protein: MEIRERILEAAARVYALHGYRGATTRLIANEAGVNEVTLFRTFGSKDSLFEELARDQANATVVPELPGHPVDPERELTEWCHVVLDSLTRERSFLRKSMSEMEERPLAAEAACRGPHCAAEVLGRYVDVLTTYELAQTGGDTGAAISMLMSSLFGDAMCREMMPGAFPEPAEDAPNRYAKCFLRAAGMSLRAAPKSKVTAA; the protein is encoded by the coding sequence ATGGAAATCCGCGAACGAATTCTCGAAGCGGCCGCCCGCGTCTATGCCCTCCACGGCTATCGTGGCGCGACCACCAGGCTCATCGCCAACGAAGCCGGCGTCAATGAAGTCACCCTGTTCCGCACCTTCGGCTCGAAAGACTCCCTGTTCGAGGAACTGGCCCGCGATCAGGCAAATGCCACGGTCGTCCCGGAACTTCCAGGCCACCCGGTAGATCCCGAGCGCGAACTCACCGAGTGGTGCCACGTCGTCCTCGACTCTCTGACGCGCGAGCGATCGTTTCTCCGTAAGTCGATGAGCGAGATGGAGGAACGTCCGCTGGCCGCCGAGGCCGCGTGCCGTGGGCCGCACTGCGCCGCTGAGGTGCTCGGGCGATACGTGGACGTGCTCACCACGTATGAGTTGGCGCAAACCGGCGGCGATACGGGCGCCGCGATCTCGATGCTGATGTCGTCGCTGTTCGGCGATGCGATGTGTCGCGAAATGATGCCCGGAGCGTTTCCCGAGCCGGCGGAAGACGCGCCGAACCGCTACGCGAAGTGTTTCCTGCGAGCTGCTGGCATGTCGCTTCGCGCGGCGCCGAAGTCGAAGGTCACGGCGGCCTGA
- a CDS encoding TolC family protein, translating to MQSITAKSVRAAVLFGGLVLGAIPALAQRAAGGVRPVSLEDAIQLAEQRSTTVRMARAGVTRAEGQFDQARSQFLPQVGASLGYTRTLRSQFSGFSFGSTSSDSTGSNGTSSPASNLQSVGFGAENEYVIGLQVSQNVFTWGRLTGQRTAAVAGQRVADLELGSQRAQLALDVTQAYYDAVLAQQLLVISDSTLAQTDELLRQTTVARRVGNASDFDLLKAQVTRDNQRPQVLQAETNLEVALLNLKRLLELPLDDSVVLTTPIENAPMPGLAGIATTNAPDTSSLQRAAVREAQQNVRAQEGLLQVARAERYPALSLTSGYQRLFFPANTFPAWSNFRENWTVGLSAQVSLFNGGGTHGDELVAQANVHQAQAQLDQTRQYAAVDARVAMRQLAQADASWEASAGTSEQARRAYAIDQVRYQQGLSTQTDLAQSRLLLQQAEANRAQAARDLAVARVRVALLRDLPLSGGPGGASSGSSTTSTGASASRMPASTPAVTGTSGQIGGNTP from the coding sequence ATGCAATCCATCACAGCCAAGAGCGTGCGCGCCGCAGTTCTGTTTGGCGGCCTCGTGCTCGGTGCGATCCCGGCGCTCGCGCAGCGCGCGGCCGGCGGCGTACGCCCCGTATCGCTGGAAGACGCCATCCAGTTGGCGGAGCAGCGCAGCACGACGGTCCGCATGGCTCGGGCCGGTGTGACGCGCGCCGAGGGCCAGTTCGACCAGGCACGCAGTCAATTCCTGCCGCAGGTCGGCGCGTCGCTCGGATACACGCGGACGCTGCGCTCACAGTTTTCGGGGTTCAGCTTCGGGAGCACGTCGTCGGACTCGACCGGGTCGAACGGCACGAGCAGCCCCGCGTCGAACTTGCAGAGCGTGGGCTTCGGCGCGGAGAACGAATACGTGATCGGGCTGCAGGTATCGCAGAACGTCTTCACGTGGGGCCGCCTCACCGGCCAGCGCACGGCGGCGGTGGCCGGGCAACGGGTGGCTGATCTCGAACTCGGCTCGCAACGGGCCCAGCTGGCGCTCGACGTGACGCAGGCCTACTACGACGCCGTGCTCGCGCAGCAGTTGCTGGTGATCTCGGATTCCACGCTGGCCCAGACGGACGAATTGTTGCGGCAGACGACCGTGGCGCGCCGTGTGGGCAACGCGTCGGACTTCGACCTGCTCAAGGCGCAGGTGACGCGTGACAACCAGCGGCCGCAGGTGCTGCAGGCAGAGACCAACCTCGAGGTGGCGCTGCTCAATCTCAAACGCCTGCTCGAACTGCCGCTGGATGATTCGGTCGTGCTGACGACGCCGATCGAGAACGCGCCGATGCCGGGCCTTGCCGGTATCGCGACGACGAACGCGCCGGACACGAGCTCCCTGCAACGCGCCGCCGTGCGGGAAGCGCAACAGAACGTCCGGGCCCAAGAGGGTTTGCTGCAAGTCGCCCGGGCCGAACGGTATCCGGCTCTGTCACTCACGTCGGGCTATCAACGGCTGTTCTTCCCGGCGAACACGTTTCCTGCGTGGAGCAACTTCCGCGAGAACTGGACGGTGGGGCTGAGCGCGCAGGTGTCACTGTTCAACGGTGGGGGCACGCACGGCGACGAGCTGGTGGCGCAGGCCAACGTGCATCAGGCCCAGGCCCAATTGGATCAGACGCGGCAGTACGCAGCGGTCGATGCGCGGGTAGCGATGCGCCAGTTGGCGCAGGCCGACGCGTCGTGGGAGGCGAGCGCGGGTACGTCGGAACAGGCGCGCCGGGCCTACGCGATCGACCAGGTCCGGTACCAGCAAGGTCTGTCCACGCAGACCGATCTGGCGCAGTCGCGGCTGCTGCTCCAGCAGGCCGAGGCCAACCGCGCGCAGGCGGCGCGGGACCTCGCCGTGGCACGTGTGCGCGTGGCGCTGTTGCGCGATCTGCCGCTGTCGGGGGGCCCGGGCGGCGCATCGAGCGGGAGTTCGACCACGAGCACGGGCGCCAGTGCATCGAGAATGCCGGCCAGCACTCCGGCCGTGACGGGCACGTCGGGCCAAATCGGGGGCAATACTCCATGA
- a CDS encoding efflux RND transporter periplasmic adaptor subunit, which produces MNVKVQSTRIAFLALAAMMLAGVAACQRDAGNAEPADPGVTIGPENITVVAVHRIQTGPEISGSLEPDEEATVRAEVQAAVLETYAEPGQRVTKGQVLARLDDSVLREQALSAKSAVGTAQNAADIAQRNLQRSEALINVGAIADRDLEAARNAAMTAQTQLDNATAVYANAQQMLEKTTVRAPFDGVVAARDVTGGDFVSPGGAMFSVVNPATMRLEASVPANALGDVKIGMPVDFSVTGYPGRTFTGHITRVNPTADPTTRQVSLLARIPNVGRSLVGGLFADGRVASETHDAPVVPISAVDEHGVRPSVMALRQGKVTPVAVELGIRDDVAETVEIRSGLAAGDTILVGAARGISPGTPVRVSAPNDAKP; this is translated from the coding sequence ATGAACGTGAAGGTGCAATCCACGCGGATCGCATTCCTCGCGCTGGCTGCGATGATGCTTGCTGGCGTGGCGGCGTGCCAGCGCGACGCGGGCAACGCGGAGCCGGCCGATCCTGGCGTGACGATCGGGCCCGAGAACATCACGGTCGTGGCGGTGCACAGGATCCAGACTGGCCCGGAGATTTCGGGTTCGCTCGAGCCGGATGAGGAGGCCACGGTGCGCGCGGAGGTGCAGGCCGCGGTACTCGAGACGTATGCGGAGCCTGGGCAGCGCGTGACCAAGGGACAGGTGCTGGCCCGCCTCGACGACTCGGTGTTGCGCGAGCAGGCGCTGTCCGCCAAGTCAGCGGTGGGAACGGCGCAGAACGCGGCCGACATTGCGCAGCGGAACCTCCAGCGCAGCGAAGCACTGATCAACGTGGGAGCGATCGCCGATCGCGATCTCGAGGCGGCCCGCAACGCGGCGATGACGGCCCAGACGCAGCTCGACAACGCCACGGCCGTGTACGCCAACGCGCAGCAGATGCTCGAGAAGACCACGGTGCGCGCGCCGTTCGACGGTGTGGTGGCGGCCCGCGACGTGACCGGCGGCGATTTCGTGTCGCCGGGCGGTGCGATGTTCTCGGTGGTCAATCCCGCCACCATGCGGCTGGAAGCGTCGGTGCCGGCCAATGCCCTCGGCGACGTGAAGATCGGCATGCCGGTGGACTTCTCGGTGACCGGCTATCCCGGTCGCACGTTCACGGGGCACATCACGCGAGTGAATCCCACGGCCGATCCCACCACCCGGCAGGTGTCGCTGCTGGCGCGCATCCCGAATGTGGGGCGCTCGCTGGTGGGCGGCCTGTTCGCCGACGGGCGCGTGGCGAGCGAGACGCACGACGCGCCAGTGGTGCCCATCTCGGCGGTGGACGAACACGGCGTGCGGCCGTCGGTGATGGCGCTGCGACAGGGGAAGGTGACGCCGGTGGCCGTCGAACTCGGCATTCGCGACGACGTCGCCGAGACGGTGGAGATCCGGAGCGGGCTGGCAGCGGGCGACACGATCCTCGTCGGTGCCGCGCGCGGCATCTCACCGGGCACGCCGGTGCGGGTGAGCGCACCAAACGACGCCAAGCCGTAG